One Vigna unguiculata cultivar IT97K-499-35 chromosome 11, ASM411807v1, whole genome shotgun sequence DNA window includes the following coding sequences:
- the LOC114170257 gene encoding uncharacterized protein LOC114170257, which yields MANRRRRNDAGADEIAQAIHRMVDAMQPVAAQPRAIVPPTRAVTMEDVLKHKPSKFNGKATPDEADAWLRECEKIFRVLQCTEAQQLNFATFLLVGDAKYWWTGMQQQMQTRQEEVNWVNFRKRFLEKYFPDSAKHALEAEFLTLQQGSKPVQAYIDRFEEFPILVEQARTVEELEFGSSRITRTQKNTSETRHQKAPYDRSSSSSSSLRCYNCGGPHLRKNCTKVAGSSGASNEHVKCYKCEKIGHYASQCPDKKATGEKPSS from the exons ATGGCAAATAGGAGAAGAAGAAACGATGCAGGCGCCGATGAGATTGCACAAGCGATCCATAGAATGGTTGATGCCATGCAGCCTGTTGCGGCACAGCCTAGAGCCATAGTGCCACCCACTAGAGCGGTGACTATGGAGGATGTTCTGAAACACAAGCCGTCCAAGTTCAATGGCAAAGCTACCCCTGATGAGGCTGATGCTTGGCTTAGGGAGTGTGAAAAGATATTCCGAGTACTGCAATGCACAGAGGCACAACAGTTGAATTTTGCCACTTTCCTACTTGTTGGCGATGCTAAGTACTGGTGGACAGGAATGCAGCAACAAATGCAGACCCGACAAGAAGAGGTGAACTGGGTAAACTTTAGGAAgaggttcctggagaagtaTTTTCCAGACTCGGCAAAACATGCACTCGAGGCGGAGTTTCTGACACTACAACAAGGTAGTAAACCAGTACAGGCTTACATAGACCGGTTCGA AGAGTTTCCAATTCTGGTGGAGCAGGCCAGGACTGTGGAGGAGTTAGAGTTTGGATCCAGTCGGATCACGAGGACGCAGAAGAATACCTCTGAGACCAGACATCAGAAGGCGCCATACGACAGGTCTTCGTCGTCATCTTCAAGCTTGAGATGTTATAACTGCGGTGGGCCGCACCTTCGCAAGAACTGTACTAAAGTTGCGGGCAGTTCAGGTGCTAGTAATGAACATGTGAAGTGCTACAAGTGCGAGAAGATTGGACATTATGCGAGTCAATGTCCAGACAAGAAGGCGACCGGAGAAAAACCATCATCATAG